A single region of the Halichondria panicea chromosome 10, odHalPani1.1, whole genome shotgun sequence genome encodes:
- the LOC135342341 gene encoding etoposide-induced protein 2.4 homolog, which produces MVGLKDVTGALQCILLGAKDSVLGIWPVFQLIKKNDKVRSQMLQCFLLNGVILWLSVLLFDYVLLPVIQIMANFVFSFVRGSSDSEDVSLLGLVTWYMFTGLWVLPVFWISKPINSIWFQDIASAAFKGSNQRSKTKKSESSSSLSQSISRLIADLLFSIVIELLFLIQAMLVGLIPIVGYYASVLHMAVLYSLYSFEYKWMYQGWIVHQRIALIEKNWPYFVGFGLPLAVLTALPSSTVISACIFAVAFPFYIVSANEAKPRQSTLSTLPLFTIVVVISNKLFSKSDPASFNSKVTLN; this is translated from the exons ATGGTAGGACTGAAAGATGTCACTGGAGCCCTGCAGTGTATTCTACTGGGGGCAAAAGACTCTGTACTGGGTATCTGGCCAGTATTTCAACTGATCAAAAA GAATGATAAAGTGCGAAGCCAGATGTTACAGTGTTTCTTACTCAATGGTGTGATATTGTGG TTGAGTGTACTCCTGTTCGACTATGTTTTATTGCCTGTCATCCAGATCATGGCTAACTTTGTATTCA GTTTCGTAAGAGGCTCCTCAGATTCTGAGGATGTTTCATTGCTGGGACTGGTGACCTGGTACATGTTTACTGGGCTCTGGGTCTTACCTGTGTTCTGGATCAGCAAACCAATCAATTCCATCTGGTTCCAG GACATTGCATCAGCAGCGTTCAAAGGCAGTAACCAGAGGAGCAAAACTAAGAA GTCAGAGAGCAGCTCTTCCCTGAGTCAGTCCATCAGCAGGCTCATAGCTGATCTCCTTTTTAGTATTGTCATAGAGTTGCTGTTCTTGATTCAA GCAATGCTGGTGGGACTAATCCCCATAGTGGGCTACTATGCCAGTGTCTTGCATATGGCTGTGCTCTACTCATTATACTCCTTTGAATACAAGTGGATGTACCAAG GCTGGATAGTACACCAAAGAATAGCTCTCATTGAGAAAAATTGGCCGTACTTTGTTGGGTTTGGCCTCCCACTGGCTGTCCTCACTGCCTTACCCAGTTCCACTGTGATCAG TGCTTGCATTTTTGCCGTGGCCTTTCCTTTCTACATTGTCAGTGCTAATGAGGCAAAGCCAAGGCAGTCTAC GTTATCTACACTGCCATTGTTCACAATTGTGGTGGTGATCAGTAATAAACTGTTTAGCAAGAGTGACCCTGCCAGTTTTAACTCTAAAGTAACTCTTAATTAA